Genomic DNA from Corynebacterium diphtheriae:
TCATGTTTAAACGTCATACCTGGACGCTCAAACGTTCCGACAATAGCTCGATTTTCACTCATCAAAATAGTAAATGTCCACGGAAATCTTCCGAGGACATTTATGATCCATTTAAACTCGGTACTTTTCGACGCTTTGCTGCTTATAGTACCGCGAATTGACTAGGAATCGAACAACGCGGCACCCCAAATGGAAGCTTCCGTTTTCTTTTGATCGGTGCCTGGGAAAATCGCGTACACCGCAGAACCGATGTGTTTGATCCACTCATTCAAACGATCGCTAGCGTCTAAGCGCTGTTGAATCGGAATGAATTGTTTACGTGGATCCTTTTGGAAACAACAAAACACAAGGCCGGCATTCGATAGCTGATCAGTACCAACCATCGGGGTTTCATTGTAAGTATACGCACGCCGAAGGAGCCGCTGATTAGGCAAATCTGAAGGTGGCGTAGCTAGTGCCATGTGGGAACGAGCGTCAATCTTCGGAATACCATATTCATCAACTGCCTCATAGTCAGCAGAATCGTGCTCCTTTCCACCGCTTAGTGGGGCCCCTTCTACGATATCGCGACCAATTGCAACTTCTCTGGATTGCCGATCCAGACGCTCCCAAGTGTCCAAATTCATTGAAATACGCCTTACAACCATGCACGTTCCACCGTGCATCCAACGTGGGGAATCATCTTCATTGTCAATCCAAACCTGCTTATCAAATTCTTCAGCAGTGTGAGGATTAATGGTGCCATCTTTTTGGCCAAAAAGATTTCGCGGAGTTTCGCCTTTTTGCAAAGTACCCCGAGCGTTTAAAAATCCCTGTTGAACCCATTTAACTTCAGCGTAATCAGATCCCGATCGGGTCATATGCCGCATGGCGAAAGCTGCGGTCATAGGGTCATCTGAACAAATCTGTAGCACAAGATCCGTTTGCCCCCAACGCGGATCAAGTCTATCTTTGGAAAAGACTGGAATATCTTTGAGCCATGCGGGCTTCATTTCCGACTTTCCGAGAATATCGAATAGCCGTGCGCCAGCACCAGCAGTAATTGTCAAACGTGAAGGTGACGAAGTCATCTCGGGCTCAAGGCTACCCACTGGGTTTCGCGCCTGAGTTAACTCCCGAGCATCCTCGGTCCACAGGGTCAACAAACGTCGCACTGCAGCAGAATCCACTCCCGCACGGCAATTAAGTCCCAGCACTATGAGGTGCGATTGTGCTGGAGTGGCAATTCCAGATTGATGGATGCCGTCGAATGGCTCTATTTCTTGGGCAACTGTTTGATCTACACCCACAGCATCTGCATCATGCGCAGGCTCTGTGCACGCACTTAATGCTCCTGCGGCTGCAACTCCAGCTGTACCAGTAAGAAATCCACGGCGACTCATCTTAAGATTTTCGCCTAATGATTTAACACTAAAACGTGGAGTTTCGGCCATTTTCAGTAACCTTTCCTCAACTAGAGATTCGACGGCTTAATTTTATTTATGGCTATGATCGTGCTTCATTGTGTCACTGGTTCCGTGATCCATGTGAACCGCACCGTCTGCCCCGTAGTTTTCGTCGCCAGCGCCCAACTTTCGAACTGGAATATCCTTGACGTCAACTGTGGTGCCATCAGATAGTTCAAGTGTGACGGAAACAGTGTCACCAGCAACAACTGGCTTGTCAACGCCCATGAGCATCATATGATCTTTGCCTGGCTCCAAGGTGTAGGTTCCGCCAGCAGGAATAACAAATCCACCTTCTTTTTCTCTCATGACTCCGTCAACAACCTCATGAAGTTGATTCATCTTGGCGTTAATGGAAGAACTAAATCCCACAACCGTGACATCCTTGTCAGAGTGGTTCATAATTTCACCAAAAATACCAGTCATGGATTTTCCGTCTTCCATGGAGCGAACATATGGGTTCATCATCATGACAGAATCGGCACCCATGCTCATAGAGTTGGTTTCGGAAGCAGCCGCAGCAGCAGATGATGCGGTATCAACCTTCTTCTCAGAATCAGATTCAGAGTTAGAACAAGCTGTCAAAGCGATTGAAGCCATGGCTAAAACAGCAATAGCGCCCTTAATGCGACGAGATGTAGACATAATAAATTATTTTCCTTTCCGGGAGTTACGTCGTGCAACTAAAAAAATAGAAACAATAGCTAGTGCAATTAATGTGATTCCGCCTGCGGCGAAAGTTACCGTCGAACTAAGCCCTTCAGAGGTTGTGGGTTTCAATTCACTTTCTGCCGAAACTTCACTAGAACCATTCTCTTGCGAAGGATCAACATAAGTGAACGTAGTTCGCCCTTTGGTGGAGTGCCCATCCGATGAAGTGATCTGAAAGCCAATTAGATACTCACCTGCTTGCTTTTCGATGTTCGAAGGCAATGTGAAGCTCACAACCTGCCCGTTTAGATGAGGCTCACCTCGATACAAAACTGTCGAATCAGATTTCCGACTCAATGCAACAGTATTGAAGTCCTTTTTAGGAATACCCGAAAAGGTTAGTTCGACGGTTGTCGGGAATTCCGTTACTTTTGCACCATCTTGCGGGTTGGAAGATATAACAACGTCGTGAGCAACGACGGGTTGCTGGAGCAAAAAAAGACCTGTTAACGCACCTATGGAAGCGAATTTAACGCCCTGCCACGTGCTACGTACACATTGACCCTTCACAAATTCACCACTCACATCAGAGGAAATCGACACAACTATCGCAGGCACAAAATCGTTAAAATTCAAAGCCTGCAATACAAGTCGTTCAGAGAATTGAAAAAGTTCCGAACCAAGTCGTATTTTTCAAAACATCGAAACGGTTGGACAACATTCAAAAATCTAAGAAGACCTATTGCGCCAAGAATAGCAATATATCTCCCCCAACTTAGATAACAGCAAAGCAACTCGACTCATATCAAATTAAAAAAATTCCCACACCAATTAGTGTGGGAATCGAATTATGTGGTCCTAGCTGGGATCGAACCAGCGACCTTTCCGGTGTGAACGGAACGCTCTTCCACTGAGCCATAGGACCAGCTTCAACTCATTGTCGAACGAAGATCAATGTAGCACGATTCTAATCAAAACCCAATCTCTTCTCTATATCTCTATATAGAGTACAGTTCAGCACACTCCTCCTTCATTCAGATCGATACAATAACTCGCCACCAAACTTTTACAGATATGAATAGTCGACATGTCCGTGTAATCAATTCTGCTTAGCCATACCCGCAGTTTTACTTTCATTTTCCCCTACTGACTGCGGATTTGCACTAACACGTACCATCGGGCTAAAGTTTCTTCTCGCAGCACAGTTTGCATGCGGATGTAGCGCAGTTGGTAGCGCATCACCTTGCCAAGGTGAGGGTCGCGAGTTCGAGTCTCGTCATCCGCTCAACGCTTAGAGCGTCTGCGCGTTTAGCTCAGCGGGAGAGCGCTTCCCTGACACGGAAGAGGTCACTGGTTCAATCCCAGTATCGCGCACAAGCCTTGTTTTCAGGCTTTAAACGAAAACATGCGGATGTAGCGCAGTTGGTAGCGCATCACCTTGCCAAGGTGAGGGTCGCGAGTTCGAGTCTCGTCATCCGCTCTGGTATTTTTAAGTACCTTCCGAGGCGGCAACGCCACGGTGGAATGGCCGAGTGGTGAGGCAACGGTCTGCAAAACCGTGCACACGGGTTCGATTCCCGTTTCCACCTCATACCCGCGCGTTTAGCTCAGCGGGAGAGCGCTTCCCTGACACGGAAGAGGTCACTGGTTCAATCCCAGTATCGCGCACAAGCCTTGTTTTCAGGCTTTAAACGAAAACATGCGGATGTAGCGCAGTTGGTAGCGCATCACCTTGCCAAGGTGAGGGTCGCGAGTTCGAGTCTCGTCATCCGCTCAATTAAACCGGCTTAACGCCGGTTTTTTTATTTTCCTAGTAGTGTTAACTGACATGCAGCGTGACTCCGCATCTTCCAGCACAGTAACTACCGACCAAATTGTTTACGGGGCTCTTCCTCTCACCACGATCAACGAACCAGAATGCCGCGCTATTGCGATTACATCAATCAATGGCTCCGCCACTTTATCGGGAGTCTCCGGTCCAATGGGTGACCAAACAGATGCAGACTTACTAATACAACTACGAGGATGGGCAGATGCGATCGTCGTGGGCGCCGAAACTGCTCGAAAGGAAAACTACGGTCCTGTAGTGCTGCCACATGGGATCAAGAATCAAAGGCAAAAGCTAGGCCGCTGCGGTTTACCTAAACTTACACTTTTGAGTAAATCTTTATATTTCGATTTCTCCTCCGAACTATTCTCCCCTGACCTACCATCAGAATTATCCCCACTCGTTATAACTCAACAACCTGCCAACACTTCCGAACAATGGGACCAGCGCTTACAGAAGCTTATTGACGTAGGCGTGGAGGTCATCGTGGCACCTACTAGCACAAACCCACTAAAGATTGCTTTCGATGCTTTGCATGCACGGAGATTGAAAAAAATATCTATTGAAGGTGGCCCCTCAGTTTACCGCCAGGCGTTGTCTTTAGGAATCGTCGATCGTCTTCATTTAACGATTGCCCCCAATATCATTTGCCCAGTAGAAAGCCCTCTTTTCGGAAAAATATCTGACGACTCTTTTACCACTCGCCTTGTGCTAGAAATGCTATCTTCCTCCCCTAATGGATTAATATTTTTACGCTATAAAGTAATTCGCGACACATTAGGGAATCCCACGCAATAAATAATTCAGCTCATGAGTTGTAGCCAATACACAATTCCGACAAACTAAGGACAAGCGATGACAAATTTTAAATTGATCACCGACACCGAATGGCGCCAGCGACTCAGCAGCGAAGAGTACCGTGTTTTGCGCGAAGCAGGTACCGAAGCACCTCACACTGGGGAATACACCAACACCACTACAGAGGGCATCTATTCGTGCCGTGCTTGTGGCACCGAGCTTTTTCGATCAACAGAAAAGTTCAATTCCCATTGCGGATGGCCTTCTTTCTTCTCGCCATTAGCTGGCGATAAGGTCATAGAACGCACAGACACTTCTCATGGTATGGTTCGCACTGAAGTAATCTGCGCAAACTGCGAATCTCATTTAGGACATGTCTTTGCAGGTGAAGGTTACGATACCCCCACAGATCTGCGCTATTGCATTAACTCTGTGTGCTTAACTTTGATTCCTGCAGAAGAAAGCTAAGGCACTTATCTTTAAACATTTAAAAGCGTGGGGTCAGCAACTCAAATGCTGCTGGCCCCACGCTATTACCATCTTGTACTACGGCAAAACGTTGACAAGTTCTGATACCTCAGACACTCTACGACCCGTAAAAAATGGGGTTTCTTCACGAACATAAAGACGAGCCTCCGTATAACGCATCTTATGCATGAGATCTACAATCCGATCGAGCCGTGGCGCTTCGAATGCAAGCATCCATTCATAGTCACCAAGCGCAAATGCTGGAACGGTGTTCGCACGAACATCTGGGAAATCCCGTGCAGCTTGCCCATGCTCAGCTAGAATTTTGCGACGTTTTTGCGGATCCATGATGTACCAATCATAAGAACGTACGAATGGATAGACCGTAATCCAATCCCCTGGTTTCTCCCTCATGATAAAGGATGGAAGGTGTGAGCGATTAAACTCTGCTGGCCGATGAAGTGAGTTGCCCAACCAAGCAACTTCGGAAACTTGCCCCAGCACTGTTTCTCTCCGGAACCTAGCAAAAGCGGCTTGAATTTCTTCAAATTCCTCAGCAATCCACCAAATCATGAAGTCCGCTTCAGCACGACAACCCGCTAGGTCATAAATTCCTCGAACTTCGACTTTCCCAGCAGTCTCTAGGCCGTCAAAAAAACTTTGGGCTTGAGCAATGATTTCTGTACGATCACTCCCCAATGCGCCAGGAATCGCACGGAAAACAGCAAACTGCGAATAACGCTGCATGCTATTTAATTCTTCGAAATTGAGCTTCTCAGCCATGTATCATCTGCCTGTCTTAACCTAGAACTCCGGTGCTCAACCGCTACACCGACTTTGGATCGAATTCGCCTTTTGACCAATTCACTTATCCATCCTAAGTTTGATCCACAACTTGGTCAAAGTTTATTCCCCTGAAGTAACAACGTTCCGCTAAAAATCGGCGCGCCTCCGACCAAACCCAAGCTGTCCTTATTAGGTTGTGCGATGTGACTGAAAACCAAGCAATGCCCATTATTGCCTCAGAAAGCTCTCACGAATCCATCCCTCAAGATTTTATGGACGCCGTGGAATCGATGCATAAGGCTCAGCTCCGACCAGAGATCTCCTTAGGCACGATTCGCCCACCGCAACGACTAGCACCTTTTAGCCACGCAGTGGGACTGGAGGTCAGCGGGACTTTGTCTGATGATTCGCAAGGCGACGCCTTCGGTCGGCTTATCCTCCTGCATGACCCAACATCAGACGAATCGTGGGACGGATCGATGCGATTAGTTGCTTACATTCAAGCCGATATGGATGCATCTGTAGCAAACGATCCCCTTCTGCCCGATGTTGCCTGGCAATGGCTTACAGAAGCTCTAGATAAAACCCATGCTGATCACACAAATCTCGGCGGAACTGTAACTGCTACAGCATCAGTTCGCTTTGGCGAAATTGGTGGACCTCCTCGGGCATACCAAGTTGAAATGCGCGCATCTTGGACGGCAACAGCAATTGATCTTGCACCTCATGTATCAGCTTTTGCTCAAGTGTTAGCAAATGTAGCCGGACTGTCTCCCGAAGGTACGACAAGTATCTCCCGATAACCTAAACTTTTTACTGCTATGGCACTTTTAGTCACTCAACCGAGTGAGGGATTACCCCCGCTCGCTGCAACTTCTCGGTCGATTTACGAGGCAGCTTATCAACTATCTCAGGGCACTGGCCCTTTCGCAATTGATACTGAACGCGCTGGAGCTTATCGTTATGATGACCGCGCTTATCTCTTACAGATTCGTCGCGAAGGAAGCGGCACAGTACTTATCGACCCAGAAGCTAATCGACGATTAGTCACATCTGTACTAGGCAAGGTAATAAACAATCAACCGTGGATTATCCATGCCGCGGCAACAGACCTCCCCTGTCTTTCCGAGTTAGGTTTCTACCCCAGTACAATTTTCGATACTGAATTAGCAGGAAGACTCGCTGGATTGCCGCGAGTTAATTTAGCGTCCATGCTCGAAGAGCGCTTGGAAGTTACCCTCAAAAAGGCACACGGTGCCGAAGACTGGTCACGTCGCCCGCTTCCCCACAGTTGGCTCGTTTATGCAGCCTTAGACGTCGAGAAGCTCATTCCACTTGCAGAATCCATGAAACTCCTCCTAGAGGCTCATGGAAAATTAGAATGGCACAGACAAGAATGTGCGCATCTCATAAATACAAGCAGTCATGGCTTAGACACACAGCGTAGCTGGCAAGATATGAAGGGGGTAAGCCGTCTTACCCGACCTCGGCAGCTAGTCGTTGCCGAAGCCCTCTGGGAGTTACGCGACGATGAAGCTCGTATGAAAAATACATCCGTATCTCGCTTGTTGCCGGACAAAGTACTGATTTCCGTTGCACAGCGTCCACCTCGCAATTCACAAGCTGCTCTACGTGCCTCAGAGATTCCTAAACAGTACCGTAAGCGGATCGCTCGTTGGATGCCGACGATCAACGATGTTTTGGAATCCGATCCACGCACTTGGCCACACACACCACAATTCGATGAGAACCAGTTGCCATCAAAGTACGTTTGGGAAAAGATCCATCCCGAATCTTTAGATGACTTTGAAGAGGTAAAAAATTCCATCGTTGAAAAGGCGCTACTTCTAAATCTTCCAGCAGAAAATCTCATGCAGCCCCACTCGGTTAAAGAATTATGCTGGCAACTTCGAGATGTACCACGACCGATCGCACAAGACGATGTAATTGAATGCCTCATGAGATTGGAGGCACGACCTTGGCAAATCGACAACAGTGCGTCAGTAATTACAGATACACTCAACAAAATTGAGCACGCCTCATAGAGAAATACAGGGACGAGCCTAGATTCCAAAAAATCAAGGCCCGTCCCTCACTTACAGAAGCTATTCCTTGTCTAAAAGGTAAAGAGATTCTGCAGCTGCGATAATTTGAGTCTTTATACCTCGAGGAGATAACCCCACAGCATCAAGTAGTTGATTCCTACTTTGATGCTCAGGGAATATCTCAGGAAATGCCAAATTTCGAACTGGTACATCTATTTCAGAGGCATTAAGCGCCTCATTAATCATCGCGCCCACTCCGCCATGAATGATTCCATCTTCGACAGTTATAACAAGATCATGATCTGCTGCTAATCCCACGATTGATGGCGCAACAGGTACTGCCCATCGTGGATCAACCACAGTCACATTACAACCGCACTCTTCAATGTCGGACACGATTTCCATAACAGATGAAACGAGAGAACCAACCGCAACGACCAAAATGCTCGGTGTCGAGTCTTCATGATCAGAATCGGAATAATGCAATAGTTCCGCACCATCGTCGAAACGCTGCTGTGCACTCAGCCGAGACGGCAGCTCTCCCTTAGGGAACCTCACAACAGTTGGAGAGTCAATAGTAAGTGCTTCAGCGAACAGCTCCTTAAGATTCTCATCGTCACGCGGTGCCGCAATTCGGATACCTGGTACGATCCCTGCTACTGCAAAATCCCAAACGCCATTGTGACTTGCACCATCGGAGCCGGTAACTCCCGCACGATCCAGAACGATCGTAACCGGAAGATTGAGCAAACCGACATCCATGAGTAATTGATCAAATGCTCTATTGAGAAATGTCGAATAGATAGCAACGACTGGATGGAGACCGCCTAGCGCCAAACCGGCTGCAGATGTCATAGCATGTTGCTCTGCGATTCCAACGTCAAACAATCGATCAGGGAATTTCTCACCGAAGGCAGAAAGCCCTGTCGGTCCAGCCATGGCAGCCGTGATAGCAACAATATCTTTGCGCGTCTCTCCAGCTTTTACAAGCTCTTTACTAAAAACTGATGTCCATCCGGGGCTCTTGGTGCCCACTGGTTCACCGGTCTTCGGATTGATAACACCCGTCGAGTGCATCAATTCAGCTACGTCATTTTCAGCAGGGGCATATCCTTTGCCCTTTTCTGTCACCACATGAACAATCAGAGGACCTTTATGATCTCGGCCATAGCGTAACGCGGCCTCTACAGCTTTCGTATTATGTCCATTAACTGGACCAATATACTTCATGCCCAATTCTGGGAACATCTCTGTAGGTATGACACTTGACTTAACGCCTTCTTTAAAAGCATGAAGAGCTTCAAATGTCCGCTCGCCTACCCATCCTAAGGATTTGAGAGTAGTTTTACCTTGCTCCATCACGCGGTCATAGCTTGGTTTCATCCGAAGCGCCGCTAAATTATCCGCAAAACCGCCAATGGTCGGCGAATAGCTTCGCCCATTGTCATTGACGACCACAACAACATTGCGCTCGGTCCCAGTTGCAATATTGTTTAAGGCCTCCCAACACATACCACCAGTTAGAGCGCCATCACCGACGACTGCAACCACGTTTCGAGCTTTTTCGCCTTTTAGTTGGAAAGCCTTCGCTAATCCATCCGCATACGATAACGAAGCTGACGCATGCGATGATTCAGTCCAATCATGGTTGCTTTCAGCGCGAGAAGTGTATCCAGACAATCCATCTTTTTGGCGAAGGGTATCGAAAGCTCCTGCACGACCTGTCAAAATCTTATGAACGTAGGACTGGTGCGAGGTATCAAAAATGATGGGATCACTTGGTGAAGAAAACACACGATGTATCGCAAGTGTCAGCTCGACCACCCCAAGGTTCGGACCTAAGTGGCCTCCAGTCGCCGAAACCTTTTCCACTAAAAATTCGCGGATCTCGCTCGCTAATGTATCTAATTGTTCGTAGCTTAAAGTTTTGACATCGGCAGGTGACGAGATGTGTTCAAGAATGCTCATGCGCGTTGAGTTGCACCCTTTCATAAAAATACTGGCGGTTTACAGATCAGGCACAGACTCAACTGCGCGAAAGTCCAACAGCTTTGACTACGATTGCCTTGCTATGCAAAAGACAACAGAAAGATCAAAGATATCGAATAAAGTCTTGACAACAAGTGTACTCTGCGTAACGCACTGCCAAGACTCTAGCAGCAAAGTCCCTCTAATCTAATTAGTTTTTCTTTGTTAATAAACCGATGGTTTCGCAGTGATGCGTACCGGGAAACGCATCGAATACACGAAGTTTTTCCAAAATAAAACCGTTTCGGCTCCATTCGGCGATGTCACGAGCAAACGTGGCAGGGTCACAACCGATGTGTATTGCAGCCTGTGGTCCCGATTGTGCAATAGCTCGTACTGTTTCAGCACCAGCACCTACTCGAGGTGGATCTAATACAACGAGGGTAGGGGCAGGCAGTTGATTCATGGCCCGCTCAACTGTTTCTGTATGGAAAACTATTTTTTGATCCTCCACCAGTTGAGAAAGAGCTCGTTTGCCAGCCAAAACTGCAGCCGGCGCACTTTCTACACAATGGACAACACCATGATTATCAACTGCAGATAAAATCGCCGAAGCAAAAGAACCACATCCGCCATAGAGATCCCACGCAACCAGTGACGAATCTGTATTCCGAATTATTAGAGATCCAAACCATTCCCGAATAGTGTCTGCATATACTTGAGCCGCATCTTTGTGAGATTGCCAAAATCCAGTAGCAGGGAGTTCAAATGTGACGCCATCAACAACTTGGGAAACTTTGCCGGTACCCTCTACAACTTTTACCATCGACTCGGTACGTTTACCGCGGGGCGCTGGTTGAGTCTCAACGACAGTGCGCTGACCGAGATCATCACAAACAACTACTACTTGAGATCCTGGAGTAAAACGTAATACGTTCTGTTCCGCACCTACTATGCCATCAAGCAACCCCATTACGCCTTGACTACATGGCACTCCTGAAACGACTTCACGTGACTGGCTAGCAAATCCTCCTGCTCTGCCCTGAGCATCAACACCTAAACGCATGCGGGTTCGCCACTGAGTAGGAGAACCGAATGATACAACTTCACATGTTGGAGGCTGGGAGACCTTTCCGAGTCTCTCCAATTGTTCAAGAACTAAATCAGCTTTGTACCGGCCCTCAATTTCTGGATCCAACTCACCAAAATCACAGCAGCCAGCACCATTCGCAGCAGCTAGGCATCGTTGCTGCATTCGAAGTGGTGAAGGCATTTCGATCGACGCGATCGTAGCCCGAGCAAACTTCTTTTTCACATGAGTGATATTTGCACTGAGCCGATCCCCTGGGAAGGCGCTTTTTACGAATATTACTCGTCCATCGTATTTAGCAATTCCCTGTCCGCCATGTGCAGCATTAAGAATTTCAACATTTATAACGCTTCCGCGTTCAATGTCTTGCTGGTCTTTTGTCATATCGTTCTTTTTCTTCGTCTAGTGGAGCGGTGGACGTCGAATCTAAGAAGTCATTGACCGCCTGATTGGCGCGTGTCACCATTTAATACATCAGTTTTGCAACTATTCGGGTAAGAAATTTCGATCAATTTGTAAACGTCTCCTCGTATCCGAAAGACATCTTGACCGCTAAGAACTTATTCCGCCCCAATAGCTGCCGAGGTTTAACAAGAAAACTCTGCGAAACTTAAATCCCCAGTTATTCGATCGTTCTTGGTTTCGCCTGATACGTAATTCACAAACAATATCTAAATTAAGTTTTATTCAATTGGAGTTGCTTGCTGTTCAGCTCGCCGCATCATTTCCTGTTGGACCTGTTCTGCCAATGGTTGTGGCAAAGCTACGGGAAGACTACTTCCCGCCAAAATTGGCTCATTTCCGCGGCGCACAAACGTTCGCGCTACAACCTCTCGACCCAATTCAGCCATACGCTCAGCGCTTTCCGATGGCGCTGCCAAAGTAACTCGTAGCATCCATCGAGGTCCATCAACGCCAATAATTCGGATTACACCGTTGCCGTCATCGGAGGTTCCTACGATCTCGCGCCCCCACGGTCCTTGTTGGAAATCGACATCAAGATTGTCAGCACGCATTCCTTCAGCGATTTCTTGGGTTGCGGAGCGCCACTGACCAGGCGCCTTAGGGGCAGCAAACGCTACGGGAGTGATACGACCGAATTGAGTCAAAATATGAAGCATTTTGGGTCCATCTGGTCCCATTTCCACTTGGACTTCTGATGTCTTTGGCAAGGGAACAAGAAGTGACCCGAGGTTGAGAATGCCGCCTGCAAAATCGGAGAAATCAAAATCCTCAATATTCACGGAATCAGCATCAAAGGGACCAGTTTCCCCTGAAATTGCATCGTGAGTTGGATCAGGTGAATCTGTGTCAGTTTGAGTGACATTTTTTTGCGTATCGACGCCCTGCTGTACAGCAGCTTCCTCATGATTATTTTCATCATGGTCAGAATCACCATTTTGGCGTTTAAAAGGCCACATAATTACTCCGTTGGTTGATTGTTAAAGAAGTTTTGGTGTTGCTTCACAGATTCTAGTCTCAGTTAACTCCAGTAGAGCCGTAACCGTTGACACCACGCTCGGTTTCTGACAATGTTTCAACTTCGCAGAAATCAACCAGCTCAACTTTTTGCACCAGTAATTGTGCAATCCTTTCCCCTCGCTCAATACGGATGGGAGTAGTGGGATCCAAATTAATCAGGCAAACTTTAATCTCACCGCGATAATCAGCATCGATAGTACCTGGGGTATTGACGATACTCAGGCCCTCTTTCAAAGCACGACCAGAACGAGGGTGAATAAGACCAACAGTACCTATTGGCAGTGCAATCGCTATGCCGGTTCCGACAAGAATCCGATGTCCTGGTTCGATTGTGACGCTTTCAGCCGAAAATAGATCAGCGCCGGCGTCACCGCGATGCTTGCGAACCGGCAGCGGAAGCTCAGGGTCTAAGCGTTGAATTGCCACCATGCTTGGCTTTTCCTGGTCGTTTTCCATTCGGTATCTTCCTTACGTTCAGCTCGAGCAGTCGAACTTTAACTAATACGAGTTATGACGAACTATCAAGATAACAAAGGTTGCTTCTAAGTTCAGAAAGTGTCGTTGGCTATTGTTGCCAGCATAAGTAGACTATCGAGTTGTGACTTCCCAAAATTCTAGTGCTGGATCGACTGCAGATACATCGGTTATTTATTCCGAAAAACAATGGGTTCCATGGCACTGGTGGTTACTCGGCGCATTCGTTGTAGCGCTAATTACTGCACAACTTGCTATGAACCGTTCCGCATTGTGGCTGTATGCCCCTGCAGTCCTTCTTACAGCAGTGGCCGTATGGGTATTGTTGTCGCTTTCCAAGACCAGAATTGCAGTCGAAGTTGATCCAGATGGTACCCGTTGGTTGGTTGCTGGCGATGCAAATCTACCTGATTCGGTAGTTTCGCGATCGATGATGGTCCCCGCGACTGCAAAAAGAAATGCCATGGGGCGCCAACTAGACCCCAGCGCTTTTGTGGTCTCACATGAATGGGTACCTGAGATGGTGATGCTGGTCCTAAATGATGATGACGACCCTACGCCCTATTGGCTCGTTTCTTCCAAGGACCCCGAAACACTACTTCACGCATTTTTGCCACATCAACATCCATCTCGATAACAAAAATGGAGCTGCATAAAAGCAGCTCCATTTTGCTATGCGCAGTCTTTACACACAACAGACCCATCATCTTCTACATGATCGATCCGATTATTACGCTGGACGAGGAAACACTCAGAGCACGTGAATTCATCTGCTTGGCGAGGAATCACGGTGACATTGAGTTCTTCACCGCTAAGATCAACCGCAGGCAATTCAAAAGGCTCGACGATCTCTCCATCGTCGTCCATATCGTTTTTGTTAGATTCCGCGGCTTTTAGTCCTTCGAG
This window encodes:
- a CDS encoding DUF3000 domain-containing protein encodes the protein MTENQAMPIIASESSHESIPQDFMDAVESMHKAQLRPEISLGTIRPPQRLAPFSHAVGLEVSGTLSDDSQGDAFGRLILLHDPTSDESWDGSMRLVAYIQADMDASVANDPLLPDVAWQWLTEALDKTHADHTNLGGTVTATASVRFGEIGGPPRAYQVEMRASWTATAIDLAPHVSAFAQVLANVAGLSPEGTTSISR
- a CDS encoding pyrimidine reductase family protein, which encodes MQRDSASSSTVTTDQIVYGALPLTTINEPECRAIAITSINGSATLSGVSGPMGDQTDADLLIQLRGWADAIVVGAETARKENYGPVVLPHGIKNQRQKLGRCGLPKLTLLSKSLYFDFSSELFSPDLPSELSPLVITQQPANTSEQWDQRLQKLIDVGVEVIVAPTSTNPLKIAFDALHARRLKKISIEGGPSVYRQALSLGIVDRLHLTIAPNIICPVESPLFGKISDDSFTTRLVLEMLSSSPNGLIFLRYKVIRDTLGNPTQ
- the msrB gene encoding peptide-methionine (R)-S-oxide reductase MsrB; protein product: MTNFKLITDTEWRQRLSSEEYRVLREAGTEAPHTGEYTNTTTEGIYSCRACGTELFRSTEKFNSHCGWPSFFSPLAGDKVIERTDTSHGMVRTEVICANCESHLGHVFAGEGYDTPTDLRYCINSVCLTLIPAEES
- a CDS encoding copper resistance CopC family protein, which translates into the protein MKGQCVRSTWQGVKFASIGALTGLFLLQQPVVAHDVVISSNPQDGAKVTEFPTTVELTFSGIPKKDFNTVALSRKSDSTVLYRGEPHLNGQVVSFTLPSNIEKQAGEYLIGFQITSSDGHSTKGRTTFTYVDPSQENGSSEVSAESELKPTTSEGLSSTVTFAAGGITLIALAIVSIFLVARRNSRKGK
- a CDS encoding Dyp-type peroxidase, coding for MAETPRFSVKSLGENLKMSRRGFLTGTAGVAAAGALSACTEPAHDADAVGVDQTVAQEIEPFDGIHQSGIATPAQSHLIVLGLNCRAGVDSAAVRRLLTLWTEDARELTQARNPVGSLEPEMTSSPSRLTITAGAGARLFDILGKSEMKPAWLKDIPVFSKDRLDPRWGQTDLVLQICSDDPMTAAFAMRHMTRSGSDYAEVKWVQQGFLNARGTLQKGETPRNLFGQKDGTINPHTAEEFDKQVWIDNEDDSPRWMHGGTCMVVRRISMNLDTWERLDRQSREVAIGRDIVEGAPLSGGKEHDSADYEAVDEYGIPKIDARSHMALATPPSDLPNQRLLRRAYTYNETPMVGTDQLSNAGLVFCCFQKDPRKQFIPIQQRLDASDRLNEWIKHIGSAVYAIFPGTDQKKTEASIWGAALFDS
- a CDS encoding copper chaperone PCu(A)C; protein product: MSTSRRIKGAIAVLAMASIALTACSNSESDSEKKVDTASSAAAAASETNSMSMGADSVMMMNPYVRSMEDGKSMTGIFGEIMNHSDKDVTVVGFSSSINAKMNQLHEVVDGVMREKEGGFVIPAGGTYTLEPGKDHMMLMGVDKPVVAGDTVSVTLELSDGTTVDVKDIPVRKLGAGDENYGADGAVHMDHGTSDTMKHDHSHK
- the hemQ gene encoding hydrogen peroxide-dependent heme synthase; this translates as MAEKLNFEELNSMQRYSQFAVFRAIPGALGSDRTEIIAQAQSFFDGLETAGKVEVRGIYDLAGCRAEADFMIWWIAEEFEEIQAAFARFRRETVLGQVSEVAWLGNSLHRPAEFNRSHLPSFIMREKPGDWITVYPFVRSYDWYIMDPQKRRKILAEHGQAARDFPDVRANTVPAFALGDYEWMLAFEAPRLDRIVDLMHKMRYTEARLYVREETPFFTGRRVSEVSELVNVLP